In the Flavobacterium acetivorans genome, one interval contains:
- a CDS encoding acyl-CoA-binding protein: MIEKDLDTRFQEAVETASKMTQASLPQDVQLRLYAYYKQATFGTVEPKQTASFHLRDAFKINAWMQISHLSAEEAKEQYIETINSLSKKQ, encoded by the coding sequence ATGATCGAAAAAGATTTAGATACTCGATTTCAGGAAGCTGTGGAAACAGCTTCCAAAATGACTCAAGCGTCTTTACCGCAAGATGTGCAGTTGCGTCTCTATGCCTATTACAAACAGGCGACTTTTGGAACAGTAGAACCAAAACAAACAGCTTCCTTTCACTTGAGAGATGCTTTCAAAATCAATGCTTGGATGCAAATTAGTCATCTTTCGGCCGAAGAAGCAAAAGAACAATATATAGAAACCATCAATTCTCTTTCGAAAAAACAGTAG
- a CDS encoding lactate utilization protein codes for MSLFRKFFGSINPASEEETENEYNKSPIDNSMSIDEQFIFNFKKNGGKFLYCENLDEVKEQFENILEENDWYEKEVLCYDPQLHKLLEENKLSYDKPTNPKFLFASCENLIAEEGSILFSSKQIKQHKPHELPVDIIVLARTSQILAMKSDSLSAIKRKYERDYPTNITAIKYFEKAKEEDFTQYGSSAKNLYLLLLEDL; via the coding sequence ATGAGTCTTTTTAGAAAATTTTTTGGTTCTATTAATCCGGCTTCAGAAGAAGAAACTGAAAACGAATATAACAAATCACCAATTGACAATTCCATGTCAATTGACGAGCAGTTTATCTTTAATTTTAAAAAAAATGGAGGTAAGTTTTTATACTGTGAAAATTTGGATGAAGTAAAAGAACAGTTTGAAAATATTCTAGAAGAAAATGATTGGTATGAAAAAGAAGTGCTTTGTTATGACCCACAACTTCATAAACTATTAGAAGAAAATAAACTTAGTTACGATAAACCTACAAATCCAAAATTCCTTTTTGCGAGCTGCGAAAATTTAATTGCCGAAGAAGGATCAATACTATTCTCTTCAAAACAAATCAAGCAACACAAACCGCACGAACTTCCTGTTGACATCATTGTTCTAGCTAGAACGAGTCAAATTCTTGCCATGAAAAGTGATAGCCTTAGCGCTATAAAAAGGAAATACGAAAGAGATTATCCAACGAACATTACCGCTATAAAATATTTTGAAAAAGCAAAAGAAGAAGACTTTACTCAATATGGCAGTTCTGCCAAAAATCTTTATTTATTGCTTTTAGAAGATCTTTAA
- a CDS encoding superoxide dismutase gives MKKLNFILTVLLLLSFLVSCNDKKFTEVVEVPLPTAQEKISIGFPDDVRASEGSFQLEKLPYPYDALAPTISPLTLEMHYSKHYLTYTNNLNNVLAGTALENETIENILAKMDLNNADLRNNAGGYYNHTLYWKSMAPNAGGTPKDTLATAITRDFGSYENFVSAFKAESTKQFGSAWVWLVVDKSKKLQITSTQNQDNPLMRNAVVPGTPILALDLWEHAYYLGYQYRRKNYIDSFFNVINWKKVGENYEAALRRKY, from the coding sequence ATGAAAAAATTAAACTTTATACTTACAGTCTTATTATTGCTAAGTTTTTTAGTTTCATGTAACGACAAAAAATTCACTGAAGTTGTAGAAGTCCCATTACCTACCGCCCAAGAAAAAATATCAATTGGATTTCCTGATGATGTCAGGGCCAGTGAAGGCTCTTTTCAACTGGAAAAATTGCCTTATCCTTACGATGCTTTGGCACCAACAATCTCCCCTTTAACGTTGGAAATGCATTACTCAAAACATTACTTAACCTACACCAACAATCTTAATAATGTATTAGCAGGAACTGCTTTAGAGAATGAAACTATAGAAAATATCTTAGCAAAAATGGATCTTAACAATGCCGATTTAAGAAACAATGCTGGAGGATACTACAATCACACTCTATACTGGAAATCTATGGCTCCTAATGCTGGTGGCACTCCCAAAGACACTTTGGCAACCGCAATCACCAGAGATTTTGGATCTTATGAAAATTTCGTTTCCGCTTTCAAGGCCGAATCAACTAAACAATTTGGTTCAGCTTGGGTTTGGCTAGTTGTTGACAAATCGAAAAAACTTCAGATTACCAGCACACAAAATCAAGACAATCCCTTAATGAGAAACGCAGTCGTTCCGGGAACACCTATTTTAGCTCTGGATCTCTGGGAACATGCCTATTATTTAGGATACCAATACAGACGAAAAAACTACATTGACTCATTTTTTAATGTAATCAATTGGAAAAAAGTAGGCGAAAATTACGAAGCCGCCCTAAGAAGGAAATACTAA
- a CDS encoding aspartate aminotransferase family protein → MNNDFIKYQAQTSPHPLGMEVSYAKGSYIYDSNNKKYLDFVAGVSACTLGHQPERVNQAIKEQLDKYSHVMVYGEYSQSPAVEFCKLMASLLPEPLDKTYLVNSGTEAIEGALKLARRVTGRSQLISCHNAYHGNTMGSMSIMGFEERKQIFRPLIPDVDFITFNNEADLEKITTKTAGIVLETIQGGAGFIQPHNDFLKKVRKRCTEMGALMILDEIQPGFGRTGKLFGFQNYDVVPDVVVMGKGMGSGMPVGAFTASTAMMDLLSDNPKLGHITTFGGHPVIAAACLATLKEMTETNLMPETLDKEKLFKSLLVHPLIEEVRGKGLMLAAMTKSAAITNEVILKCQDKGLILFWLLFEGCAIRITPPLTISEQEIREGCAIMLEVMDEVQLSNKID, encoded by the coding sequence ATGAACAACGATTTCATTAAATACCAAGCACAAACTTCCCCTCATCCATTGGGTATGGAAGTATCCTACGCAAAAGGCTCTTATATTTACGATTCTAACAATAAAAAATACTTGGATTTTGTAGCGGGCGTTTCCGCCTGCACACTAGGACACCAACCGGAAAGAGTAAACCAAGCCATCAAAGAGCAATTGGACAAATATTCTCATGTTATGGTTTATGGGGAATATTCTCAAAGCCCAGCAGTAGAGTTTTGCAAACTCATGGCCTCGCTCCTCCCCGAACCTTTGGACAAAACTTATTTAGTAAATTCAGGTACGGAGGCGATTGAAGGTGCTCTAAAACTAGCGAGACGCGTTACCGGCAGAAGCCAATTAATTTCTTGCCACAATGCCTATCACGGTAATACTATGGGATCAATGAGTATCATGGGATTTGAGGAACGCAAACAAATTTTCCGCCCATTAATTCCCGATGTTGATTTCATCACTTTTAACAATGAAGCCGATCTAGAAAAAATAACAACCAAAACAGCTGGAATAGTATTAGAAACCATTCAAGGTGGCGCCGGATTTATTCAGCCGCATAATGATTTTCTAAAAAAAGTACGAAAACGTTGCACCGAAATGGGCGCTTTGATGATCCTGGATGAAATACAACCAGGCTTTGGGAGAACAGGAAAACTTTTTGGCTTTCAAAATTACGATGTAGTTCCTGATGTAGTTGTAATGGGAAAAGGAATGGGATCCGGGATGCCCGTAGGAGCATTTACCGCTTCAACGGCAATGATGGATTTGTTGAGTGATAATCCAAAACTAGGACATATCACCACTTTTGGTGGTCATCCTGTCATTGCGGCAGCCTGCTTAGCCACCTTGAAAGAAATGACCGAAACTAATCTGATGCCCGAGACCTTAGATAAAGAAAAACTATTTAAATCACTTTTGGTACATCCTTTGATAGAAGAAGTTAGAGGAAAAGGGTTAATGCTTGCGGCTATGACAAAAAGCGCTGCAATAACAAATGAAGTGATATTAAAATGTCAAGACAAAGGACTTATTTTATTCTGGTTACTATTTGAAGGATGTGCGATTCGAATTACGCCGCCGCTTACGATTTCTGAACAGGAAATACGGGAAGGTTGCGCAATAATGTTAGAAGTAATGGATGAAGTTCAATTGTCAAATAAAATTGATTAA
- a CDS encoding OstA-like protein: MNKSLFFICYSLLILCSKSIWAQSPKKIIIEHSDYADVNQIEIPDAFLLTGNVIVNHDGIVLTCNKAYYFQKENYIKAFGNVQLVQGDTLYLNSRYAEYNGNLKQAFATGDAVMSSPDATLATDTINFNRNTQEVYYNTKGVINNKENTLTSKSGKYYVEQKKFQFLTAVTITNPTYVIKSNHLDYFSNSGHSYLFGPSTITSKKNYIYTEKGFYDTKKNLGHFLRKSYIKYEDRLIEGDSLYYDRGREFASATRNVKITDSINRGVVKGHYAELYKKVDSMYVTKRAVAINFVQNDSVYIHGKKLMVTGKEGNRIIRAFNNVRFFKTDMSGKCDSIHSSSKTALTKLIGNPILWNGENQITGDIMHLIGNNTTQQLDSLKVLNNTFLVSKDTLGTGYNQVKGLNLYGKFKEGKLHDVDIVKNAEVVYYMRNDAQELIGINKNVSSKINLIIENNAVETITFFNQVDGDIFPEEELPENGRKLKGLLWRGDERIKSKEDIFPLEENELNDKLIKEGKAEDAKENVPMKIRKETLNYDKKKKKK, encoded by the coding sequence TTGAATAAATCACTATTTTTCATCTGTTACAGTTTACTGATACTTTGTTCAAAAAGTATTTGGGCTCAAAGTCCAAAAAAAATTATCATTGAACATTCTGATTATGCAGATGTAAATCAGATCGAAATTCCCGATGCTTTTTTACTTACAGGAAACGTAATTGTAAATCATGACGGAATTGTACTAACCTGCAATAAAGCGTATTATTTCCAAAAAGAAAATTACATCAAAGCTTTCGGAAACGTACAATTAGTTCAAGGTGACACCCTTTATCTCAACAGTAGATATGCTGAATACAACGGTAACTTAAAGCAAGCCTTTGCCACCGGAGACGCCGTTATGAGCTCGCCCGATGCTACTTTGGCCACAGATACCATCAACTTTAACCGAAACACACAAGAAGTATATTACAATACTAAGGGAGTCATTAACAATAAAGAAAACACCTTAACTTCTAAGTCCGGAAAATACTATGTCGAACAAAAAAAGTTCCAATTCCTGACGGCCGTTACCATTACAAATCCAACCTATGTGATTAAATCCAATCATTTGGATTACTTTAGCAATTCAGGCCATTCTTATCTTTTTGGTCCCTCGACCATTACAAGCAAGAAAAATTATATCTATACCGAAAAAGGATTTTACGACACCAAAAAAAATCTAGGGCATTTTCTTCGAAAATCTTATATCAAATATGAAGATCGATTAATTGAAGGCGACAGTTTATATTATGATCGAGGACGGGAATTTGCTTCAGCCACACGCAATGTAAAAATAACCGATTCCATCAATCGTGGAGTTGTAAAAGGGCATTATGCAGAGCTTTATAAGAAAGTAGATTCGATGTATGTTACCAAAAGAGCCGTAGCCATCAATTTTGTCCAAAACGACTCGGTTTACATTCATGGAAAGAAATTGATGGTTACCGGTAAAGAAGGAAACCGCATTATTCGAGCTTTCAACAATGTTCGCTTTTTCAAAACCGATATGAGCGGCAAATGCGATTCTATTCATTCGAGTTCAAAAACAGCCTTGACCAAATTGATAGGAAACCCTATATTATGGAATGGCGAAAACCAGATTACGGGAGACATCATGCATCTTATAGGCAACAATACGACACAGCAACTCGATTCCCTAAAAGTCCTCAACAATACTTTTCTAGTCTCGAAAGATACTCTGGGAACCGGCTATAATCAAGTAAAAGGACTCAATCTCTATGGAAAATTCAAAGAAGGAAAACTCCATGATGTAGACATCGTAAAAAACGCCGAAGTCGTTTATTATATGCGAAATGATGCACAGGAGCTCATTGGTATCAACAAAAATGTAAGCAGCAAAATCAATCTAATTATAGAGAATAATGCTGTTGAAACAATTACTTTTTTTAATCAAGTTGATGGCGATATCTTCCCAGAAGAAGAGTTACCTGAAAACGGTAGAAAATTAAAAGGACTCCTCTGGCGTGGCGACGAAAGGATTAAATCCAAAGAGGATATTTTTCCGCTAGAAGAAAACGAACTTAATGATAAATTAATTAAAGAAGGAAAAGCCGAAGATGCCAAAGAAAATGTTCCGATGAAAATACGAAAGGAAACATTGAACTATGACAAAAAGAAGAAGAAAAAGTAG
- a CDS encoding phosphatidylserine decarboxylase family protein, whose protein sequence is MFHKEGTKTILLGIIFTAIVLLLSDNFIDTIWLKKLIQISAFLLLVIILQFFRNPKRTVILNENQILAPVDGKVVVIEEVYEGEYFKDKRIQVSIFMSPINVHVTRYGLSGIVKFSKYHPGKFLVAWHPKASEENERTTVVIENNTFGAVLYRQIAGALARRIVNYAQEGMQVVQGTDAGFIKFGSRVDVFLPLGTPINVVLNQTATGGKTVIATKG, encoded by the coding sequence ATGTTTCATAAAGAAGGAACCAAGACTATTTTACTAGGTATTATTTTTACAGCTATTGTACTATTATTATCTGACAATTTTATTGACACAATTTGGCTAAAAAAACTAATTCAGATTAGTGCTTTCCTATTATTGGTAATTATTTTACAATTTTTCAGAAATCCAAAAAGAACCGTTATTTTAAACGAGAACCAAATTTTGGCTCCTGTTGACGGAAAAGTAGTTGTGATTGAAGAGGTTTATGAGGGAGAATATTTTAAAGATAAACGCATACAAGTATCCATCTTCATGTCGCCAATAAATGTGCATGTAACGCGCTACGGGCTTAGTGGCATCGTAAAATTCAGCAAATACCATCCAGGAAAATTCCTTGTAGCATGGCACCCAAAAGCGAGTGAAGAAAACGAAAGAACAACTGTAGTTATTGAAAACAATACTTTCGGAGCAGTTCTTTACCGTCAGATTGCAGGAGCATTAGCCAGACGAATTGTGAATTATGCCCAAGAAGGAATGCAGGTTGTACAAGGAACAGATGCTGGTTTCATTAAATTTGGATCCAGAGTAGATGTATTCTTACCTTTAGGCACGCCTATAAACGTTGTATTAAATCAAACAGCAACAGGAGGAAAAACTGTTATTGCAACCAAAGGATAA
- a CDS encoding phosphatidate cytidylyltransferase produces MNETLKRALSGAVYILLLLASILFSTESFISLFGVFLIIAIYEFCNLVQINKVLPLIFGSLFYTTIALISFYKTETENYINGILEHDIKLIVNISQLNTILLVITLLISIKCIDFLFNDTIQSLSKLSKYIYLLGYIVLPFVFIVKISFGINDYNPKIIIGLFILIWTNDTFAYLVGKSIGKHKLLERISPKKTIEGFVGGVAFAVFAGFLISKLYIKPNPNFSEKSILIWTMIALIAGIFGTIGDLIESKFKRIAGVKDSGKIMPGHGGVLDRLDSVIFVAPIVFLFYQILNYVS; encoded by the coding sequence ATGAATGAAACACTTAAGAGAGCCCTATCTGGTGCCGTCTATATTCTATTATTATTAGCCTCTATCCTATTTTCTACTGAAAGTTTTATTAGCTTATTTGGTGTTTTCCTAATTATTGCAATTTATGAATTCTGTAATTTAGTTCAAATTAATAAAGTTTTACCTCTTATTTTTGGTTCCCTCTTTTATACCACAATCGCTTTGATCAGCTTTTATAAAACAGAAACCGAAAACTACATCAATGGAATCCTAGAACACGACATTAAACTTATCGTTAATATCTCCCAGCTGAATACCATTTTACTTGTCATCACCTTATTAATATCAATAAAGTGCATCGACTTTTTATTCAATGATACCATTCAATCCTTGAGCAAACTCTCCAAATACATTTATTTATTAGGATATATTGTACTTCCTTTTGTTTTTATAGTCAAAATTTCATTCGGAATAAATGATTATAATCCTAAAATCATTATTGGATTGTTCATCCTTATATGGACTAATGATACCTTTGCATACCTAGTAGGAAAATCCATTGGAAAGCATAAGCTACTGGAGCGTATCTCTCCAAAAAAAACCATTGAAGGCTTTGTTGGCGGAGTGGCTTTTGCCGTTTTTGCAGGCTTTTTAATTTCAAAATTATACATCAAACCGAATCCTAATTTCAGCGAAAAATCTATTTTAATCTGGACTATGATTGCTTTGATAGCTGGTATTTTCGGGACTATCGGTGATTTAATCGAATCCAAATTCAAACGTATTGCTGGGGTAAAAGACAGCGGAAAAATAATGCCCGGCCACGGAGGCGTTCTAGATCGACTAGATAGTGTTATATTTGTAGCACCAATTGTATTTTTATTTTATCAAATTTTAAATTATGTTTCATAA